A genomic segment from Nicotiana tabacum cultivar K326 chromosome 9, ASM71507v2, whole genome shotgun sequence encodes:
- the LOC142163958 gene encoding secreted RxLR effector protein 161-like, whose amino-acid sequence MYLTANRPDIMFSVGLCARFQSSPKESHLKAFKRILRYLKRTQDLVLYYLPGDNFDLSRYTDIDYAGCLVDRKGTSGKAHFLGSCLISCGIKKQNSAALSTAEAEYVAVASCCAQLLWIKQQLEDFGVFSDCVPLLCDNTNTLNMAKNPVVYRRTKHIHVRHHFLRDNVKKGLICMKFCKTED is encoded by the coding sequence ATGTATCTTACAGCCAACAGACCTGACATTATGTTTAGTGTGGGGTTATGTGCTAGATTCCAATCAAGTCCAAAAGAATCTCATCTGAAAGCTTTTAAGAGAATCCTAAGATATCTAAAAAGAACACAGGACCTGGTCCTCTATTATCTCCCAGGAGATAATTTTGACTTAAGTAGGTATACTGATATTGATTATGCTGGTTGTCTGGTGGATAGAAAGGGTACATCTGGCAAGGCACATTTTCTAGGGTCATGCTTGATTTCATGTGGTATAAAGAAACAAAACTCAGCAGCTCTCTCTACTGCAGAAGCTGAATATGTGGCAGTTGCTTCCTGTTGTGCCCAACTGCTATGGATCAAGCAACAATTAGAAGATTTTGGTGTGTTTTCTGACTGTGTGCCATTGCTGTGTGACAATACAAATAccctcaacatggcaaagaacccGGTTGTGTATAGGAGGACAAAGCACATTCATGTGCGACATCATTTCCTTAGGGACAATGTTAAAAAGGGTCTCATCTGTATGAAGTTTTGCAAAACAGAGGACTAG
- the LOC107775393 gene encoding pectin acetylesterase 12: protein MSKLFMGFWGVFFAGFFLSSKLVYSYEVEEEFFFNKTEGPFFESVYETSAAAAAAGINPTPLMIGLTLIPDAAARGAVCLDGTLPGYHIHPGSGSGANSWLIQLEGGGWCNSVRNCVYRKTTRRGSSKFMEKQIPFTGILSNKAEENPDFFNWNRVKVRYCDGASFAGDSENKAAQLQFRGQRIWEAAMAELMSKGMRNAQQALLSGCSAGGLASILHCDEFRTLFPSSTKVKCLSDAGLFMDATDVSGGHALRNLFQGVVSVQGLQKTLPSTCTSKLDPTSCFFPQNLISNIKTPLFLLNAAYDSWQVQSSLAPPVADPKGLWHDCKLNNEQCSASQIQFLQGFRNDMLNAVKGFAASTQNGLFINSCFAHCQSERQDTWFADDSPLIDNKPVALAVGDWYFDRAGVKSIDCAYPCDKTCHNLVFK, encoded by the exons ATGTCGAAGCTTTTCATGGGGTTCTGGGGTGTGTTTTTTGCTGGGTTTTTCTTGTCTAGCAAATTGGTGTATTCTTATGAAGTTGAAGAAGAATTCTTTTTCAATAAAACAGAGGGCCCATTCTTTGAGTCTGTTTATGAAAcctctgctgctgctgctgctgctggcATTAATCCCACTCCTCTTATGATTGGTCTTACGCTCATCCCTGATGCTGCTGCTAGAGGAGCTG TGTGTTTAGATGGAACTCTACCAGGTTATCACATACATCCAGGTTCTGGGTCAGGGGCAAACAGTTGGCTCATTCAATTGGAG GGTGGAGGATGGTGTAACAGTGTTAGAAATTGTGTTTATCGCAAAACGACTAGACGCGGCTCATCAAAGTTCATGGAAAAGCAGATTCCATTTACTGGGATTTTAAGTAACAAGGCTGAAGAAAATCCAG atttttttAACTGGAATAGAGTAAAAGTTCGTTACTGCGACGGCGCCTCCTTTGCAGGGGACAGTGAGAATAAG GCTGCGCAGCTGCAATTTAGAGGTCAGCGTATATGGGAAGCGGCAATGGCCGAGTTAATGTCAAAAGGAATGCGTAATGCCCAGCAG GCTCTTCTCTCTGGATGTTCTGCTGGTGGTCTAGCTTCAATATTGCATTGTGACGAGTTCCGAACTTTGTTCCCAAGTAGTACCAAAGTGAAGTGCCTAAGTGATGCAGGATTATTTATGGATGC AACGGATGTATCCGGGGGGCACGCCCTCAGAAATTTATTTCAAGGCGTAGTTAGTGTGCAG GGTCTTCAGAAGACACTACCAAGTACTTGTACCAGCAAACTTGATCCAACCTCG TGCTTCTTTCCTCAGAATTTGATCAGCAATATCAAGACCCCTCTATTTCTACTAAATGCTGCCTATGATTCCTGGCAG GTTCAATCCAGTTTGGCTCCTCCAGTAGCTGATCCTAAGGGCTTGTGGCATGATTGTAAACTCAACAATGAACAGTGTTCTGCATCACAAATTCAATTTCTGCAAG GTTTCAGGAATGACATGCTAAATGCTGTTAAAGGCTTCGCTGCCTCAACACAAAATGGTCTCTTCATAAACTCATGCTTCGCGCACTGCCAATCGGAGAGGCAGGATACGTGGTTTGCTGATGATTCTCCCCTTATCGATAACAAG CCGGTTGCACTTGCAGTTGGAGATTGGTATTTTGATAGAGCAGGCGTGAAGTCAATTGACTGTGCTTATCCATGCGATAAAACATGTCACAACCTGGTCTTCAAATAA